A part of Rattus norvegicus strain BN/NHsdMcwi chromosome 4, GRCr8, whole genome shotgun sequence genomic DNA contains:
- the Figla gene encoding factor in the germline alpha yields MDTSSPASPEPFLATPQAEVLEELLQTQLGPLPRLAAICRLKRLPSGGYSTTDDLHLVLERRRVANAKERERIKNLNRGFAKLKALVPFLPQSRKPSKVDILKGATEYIRILGCVLEGAKASEKQGPEEQQVHSSRPSDPHVSSTRELLGNATQPTGCASGLKKEEEGPWAYGGHSELYSYHQSAVPETRSYFIH; encoded by the exons ATGGACACGTCGTCGCCTGCATCTCCAGAGCCCTTCCTGGCCACCCCGCAAGCTGAGGTGTTGGAGGAGCTGCTTCAGACACAGCTGGGGCCCCTGCCCCGACTTGCCGCCATCTGTAGACTCAAGCGGCTGCCCTCAGGTGGCTACTCCACCACAGACGACCTGCATCTGGTCCTGGAGCGCAGGCGCGTGGCCAACGCCAAAGAGCGTGAGCGG ATAAAAAATCTCAACCGCGGCTTTGCAAAGCTGAAGGCTCTGGTGCCATTTCTACCACAGAGCAGGAAGCCCAGTAAAGTTGATATCCTTAAAGGTGCCACGGAATATATACGGATACTTGGCTGTGTTCTGGAAGGGGCAAAGGCCTCAGAG AAACAAGGCCctgaggagcagcaggtccacagTAGCAGACCCTCTGACCCTCACGTGTCCTCGACTAGAGAGCTCTTGGGAAATGCTACCCAACCTACCGGCTGTGCAAGTGGcttgaagaaagaagaggaggggccTTGGGCGTATGGTGGCCATAGTGAGCTGTACAGCTATCATCAGAGCGCAGTACCTGAGACTAGGAGTTACTTCATTCACTAG